AGAATTTTCATGTACGTCTAGATCCAGATCCCCTGAAGGAGGTTCGGAATAGGCGCCCGACGCTGAATCGTCGAAATGAACCGCCTGGAGCCCGTACGTGTGAGAATAGACACGGCCACGCTGCGTCCGTAAGCACGCCTCCGAAAGACCCATGAGGGCAGGGAGAAGCCGCTTCGAAGATGAGTTCACAGCGATCTGGAGAGCCGTGATGCCGAATTTGTGCGTCAGGTCGAGGATGTCCAGCCACGGCGCTACATTATACCGATAatgctggagaagcttcatcttccataTCTCCGAGCCGGGGCCCGCCGGGTCTGGAGTCGTATTCGAATTCGAATAtagatttggatttggagtCCCGTTCCCGATGTCGAAATTCAGCACGGAGCTGTGCATGGCAGCTGGGGTGGACACGCCTAGTATACCGTTGATGAAGCTcgttccacctccacctccgtcTATTGTCCTGTTCGGTATGTCTGCTGCAAGAGGGGTCCGCGGTCCAATCCCCACGGTAGAGTCTGCTGCCGTAGTGCCCATTCCAGCGTTTgtggctggatctgggatAGTGGATACCGGGCCCGGGATTGAGTCATTATCGGGCCCTGGTCCAGACTGGGTTCCCAGGGCGAGGAGTCCGCGCACGGCGAATTCGTCCTTTGCGCTGAAGGTGTTTGACCGAATTGGGGGTTCGAGTGGCCCGGGTGGGGTTGGGTCTGGGGCTGAGATAtgatggtggttgtggttgtcaAGTTCCCATGGTGCAAGGGCGGTACGCGAGTGCGGCTCGTAATGTGTGTGGTTGGTATCGTGCAATCTGGGGATTGAGTTGTGGTGgttttctctttccctttctgctATGGAGACGGAGGCAGAGTGCCTGCGACGACTTTCTTCTGTCGAGACTATACCCTTTCGAGAAGGAGATACAAGTAAAGGCGTACTTGAGATGGTGGATGTAGGAGAAGACGGTTGAGTTTCCGCCGAGAGGCCAGCAAGATCATCTATTGAAAGAGGATCTTCATTGACAAACTAGATCCCATGGGATGCCATCAGCACAGCTCACGCTGCATCGCCTCTATCTGATATAGCTCCGTACTCACCTGGATCTTATGATAGTTGGCGCTCCTATCTATAGCTGGGGATTGGAGCTCGTCCGCTGTCACAGTGATAGAATTCTTCGGGAGAAAAGTTACCTGCATCCCATAGTTGCAGTCGAAGTTTTTATCAATGCAGTTCTGGCATCGGGGTTTGCGTTCGTCGCCTGTTCAATCGAAAATTAGATAATCGACCATACACCCACGAGTTCTGTTCTAGGGATCTGAAGAGAAAAATGGCGTAGTGGTACTCACATTTCCGCCTCCGCTTCCGACATCGCAAACACCCTGTTCTGCATCGTGTGAATTTCATTGAGGAGCGCGCATCACCATCATTATCATTAGTTATTGACGCAGCGGCCAACTCAGCCATGATTGTAGCTCTCCAGACATCCAAATAAGCATTCACAAGGCAAACTCAATGTGAACAGTTGTGAGTTGATGCCGGAGAGAAGCTGAACGATCATGTGTCATGAGCTGTATTACCGTGCCCAGATGCGGTAATCCTAAGCGTCAGCCGAGTCGGTTGTGCTTTCCCGCTCCCCGCCCCGGAATGCGCTTCGGCCTGCCGTTTTGGGACCGCAGCACGCCCGACTCCTGGCCAGTAAACCTTGGTTTCCCCAGATTGAACCCCACGAGTGGCGTCGGGTGAATTTCCGCAACTGATCAGAGTTTGAGATGATCTCGTAAAGGATGCGATACCTTTTAAGCTTTGTGCCGAGAGGCCGAGGTATTTGAGTATCTTGGTGATGAGACTTGTTGCTTGACGGTTTTTCCGCGTTGAAGGAGGGACGTGTTTTGTGGGGTTGTTGCAAATTGGAATATCGGTGTATGTTAGGCATTTAATATATCCTCCTGTGGAGCCAGGCTGGGGTTTACACATATTGACCATGGAGTGGCCGACTACCTAATTGTCCCGCGGTTCAGGGTGCTAGGAGCGGATTATGTACTGTCTGTGGCTTCCCCTTCTAATGACCTCTATCGGTGCAATATCCGATCAACGAAGGACCAGGCaagtggatgttggatgtaAAGGTGGTCGTGGAGCTTCATTACCATACGCAGCGGTCAGCTGCAGGGACAGCGTTCAATAATCTATCGAGTTGTCTAGTGTCTTTGAACGCAATGGTTGGTTGCACTACGAATTCATGAGACGGTCTTCATGATCCGGACCAGAATATAGCCGCCAGTTTCTGATCCATCAGTCTTATAGAGACGAAGCACCCGGTAGCCTTCTTGCAACCGGGTCAGTCGAATACACGCCCAGGATGCCAATGAATCACGGCCAATTTCATCGTCCTTGACTTTGAATCTGCAATCAATCAGCAAATGCGGCCTGATAAGACAAGAAACAGTGACGAACCTAACGAAGGccagctcttcaacaaccccagTTAGAGTCGGGAATTCGAGTTTCTGGGATCCAAAATCCGGATTGCATCCGTTTGCATACTTGATCTCACGCTTGTAACTAGTTTTCTCGGAATCTGTGCTGTTCTCTCCGGTGGGCGTGGGCGCATCGTCTGGGGTCTCTACATGCAAATAGCAAGATACGTAGGGATGGAATCCTTTCTCACTCGTGTGACCTGGGGGTAGTGCAAGGTCCTGGCCTGCTAGGAATTCAATTGAGAGGTCGATTGTCCGGCGGGTAATTGGAGCGGACTCTGGTTCCGTGCTCCGGTAGCCCTGGGGTTTGAGGATCCAGCCCTCCTCGCCTGCGAACATCCCCTGGTTAAGCATCATGCCCTTGTCTCTGTTTTGCCAGTTAAGGGCTACAATCTGTGCACCACGACGCCAGAAGAAAGTGGGGTCTAGATTGGAAGAGTTGACGCGGAGACCATAAGGATAGATGCGCATAAAGTTGTTCCGGTTGTGTTCGAAGAAAGCATTGCCGTACTTTTCATCTGCTTGTCGGGCCGCTCGCTCAGAGAGGGAGAATACGTGGCCAGGTACTTTGGCCTCTATTTGACATTAGCAAGCTGTTGAATGTAAACCAGGTCTTTGGACATACCGGGTTGGGTGAACTGCTTAAAGCTGAAACCTTTGGTAAAAACTGCATGTTTGCTAAGAGAATGCAGGATTTTTGCCGGCTTTGACGGAGCCTGTGAAGCAGACTGGGTAGACGCTGCCGAATTGGTAGGTTCCAGTTGCTCTAGGTCATCCGTACGATCATCCACATCTTCCTGGTCCTCAGGGGTAGCGGGAACCCATTTGACCTTCACTAGAATCTTTCGCTTCAGCTCTTGAAGTGGCGGCGGAGTTGTGAATGCCTCCATTTCCGGGGTGATCTCAATCAACAATCCTTTAAAAGCATCTTCCATGATCTCTACCATGATCGCTTGTTGCTCGAGGGAGGCATGCACCTCCAGGCTCACAATTACTGGCAGATCACTTACGACAAAAGCACTATCACGGATCGCATAGCACACCTCTCGGAACGTTGTTCCCTTCGTGAGGGTGTGGCCATGGAGCACTTTAGGTTCCAGCCGTAGTGGTCCAACATTCGCAGCACCAGCGACTTTACCATCCTCGCCATGGTTCTCGTGGGATGACACTTTCCGGCTGATGAAATCACCTATTTTAGATTTAACTTTCTTCCGTTTTGGTAGCTTCGGCTTGTCTTTAACATTTTCGTCATCGGAGCTTGAGCTGCTTGAGTCATCATCGCTCTCAGACTCGGGCTCTCCATCCCAAACATCAATTTCGACACATCTGCACCCGCTGAGAAGGGCCTGTTTAATATCAGCAACTGCTGTTTCCCTCTACAAATCGAGTAAACAATATCTGGGGAAAGATAACAGTGTTCGACCCCCAGATAATAGTAGGGACCCACGTTTGTATAAGCATCCGCTGCCGCATCACTAGACAGTTGGTTCCCAGTCAGGTACGTGTTGTGGCTCGAAGAGATGAAATAGTCGGTGATCGGCGCAGTGATATCTGGCTGCCTAGCGGGTCGCAACGCAGACGCTGGAGGACTTGCCATGTATGCACGAAACGCATCCAGGGAGCTGAGCGGATCCGACTCAGGAGTTCCTGCCTCCTGCTCATCACGCTGAATAtccttggtgaagttggtACTCTTAGAGTCGGTCAACGATTTGTATATCTGGTTGAGATGGGTTTGGAACGACGGCGAAAGAGCGGTCAGCGGCTTCATTGCTGGCGATTGAGACGAAGGGTCTATTGCGATTTGGCCGGTACGCTCGGCGAGCTCATTGACATTGGCCATGGTGCTCGATAACGCTGACTATAGCGGTCTGATCGACTCTGCGTAACAGAAAATTGTGCCGATAAGGTTGTCGGTGTGGACGCAAGGCTGATGAGGCGTGCTTCGAAGAGCCGAGGAAGCGGGAATGCTTTATAAAACGCAATGGTTATCGTCGGAGAAgttgttgaggaagttgagtAAAAAAAGGTGAGTTGAGACAAGACAACAGCTGAAAGGAGCTTTCTCCACCCATGCCGCGTGCTTGGCTCGGCGAGGGGTCGGACATGGCAAgatcaacatcaacctaTGATCACTGGAGGAGCCGACTGCCTGGGCATCATTCTCAACGTACGTGTACATCTGCTCGCTGGCATTGGAGCGGATTCTGGGTTGGTAGTGAATAAATTGGCGAGGTTCAGGTTCCAAGGTCGAGCTTCCTCTGCGGGGTAATTGTGAAGCTATTTAGATCCACATCCATAAGGCATCTAGACTCGATTGACGCAAGGCGTCTAGTAAAGGGTCCCAGAAAGGTACAAGCCGTATAGTCTCTATACAACTAAGCAAAATTCCCGATTCTCGTATTCTTATCGTCCTTCTTACTTGGCTGATCAATCAATCCCCATTTCCCCGCTTCCTCCGGATCACCACCAAAAAAAGTCTCCGAGCATGTTCTCTTGGTAAGCCCGTGAAGTcggtatatatatctctgTTTGAGCCAAGTTATCCATGAAACTAATAAGCATCTTTGCCAAGATTCTATATAACGCTCGCCATGGCAGAACAAACCCCAGTGCACTTTTTTGACATCCTGTCGTCCCTACCTGGTATATATAAACATCCGTCCATGACTTCACGACTCATGCTAACATTCAGCTAGGTCCGTCCAAAGCGTGGTCTCCTAACACAATCAAAACTCGCATGGCTTTGAACTATAAAGGAGTGCCCTACACGCAAACCTACGTCTCCTACCCAGACATCGCTCCTCTTCTCCGTGGCCTGGGTGTTCCGCCTCATCCAGAGGGAGCCCCACATATTCCATACACCCTCCCAGCTATCTGGCACCCCTCCTACGGAGCTTTGATGGACTCTCTCCCAGTCGCCGCCCAGATTGAAAAGCAATACCCGGAGCGACCTCTTTTCCCGTCGGGTAACGTTAGCTATGCGCTTGCGGTCGCGGTCGACAAGATCATGCGAGGTGCTGCATTCTCGGCGTATACATTCATACTTCCGGCTATCGCGGACATTCTCGACCCGCGGGGCAGAGAGTACTATAGGACAACCCGATCGGCAAAACTGAACAAACCTTTCGATGAAATTCGACCCACTGATCAGGCGGTGATCCAGAACATGAAGAAtaagatgaaggaggagatgacaCCTATAGTGCAGATGCTGAAAGGCGGAAGTGGAAAGACCGGTCCGTTTTTCGAGGGTGATCAGCCAAGTTACGCAGATTTTATAGTGGAGGCGTTTTTGATTTGGTTCAAGTATGCGGATGAAACGATCTGGCAGGAGCTGATTGCCCTAGGAGACGGCGAGATCAAAAGATTGTGGGATGCTTGCTA
The nucleotide sequence above comes from Aspergillus puulaauensis MK2 DNA, chromosome 3, nearly complete sequence. Encoded proteins:
- a CDS encoding putative phosphoinositide-specific phospholipase C (COG:T;~EggNog:ENOG410PKMA;~InterPro:IPR000909,IPR001192,IPR017946,IPR035892, IPR000008,IPR001711;~PFAM:PF00387,PF00388;~go_function: GO:0004435 - phosphatidylinositol phospholipase C activity [Evidence IEA];~go_function: GO:0008081 - phosphoric diester hydrolase activity [Evidence IEA];~go_process: GO:0006629 - lipid metabolic process [Evidence IEA];~go_process: GO:0007165 - signal transduction [Evidence IEA];~go_process: GO:0035556 - intracellular signal transduction [Evidence IEA]); translation: MANVNELAERTGQIAIDPSSQSPAMKPLTALSPSFQTHLNQIYKSLTDSKSTNFTKDIQRDEQEAGTPESDPLSSLDAFRAYMASPPASALRPARQPDITAPITDYFISSSHNTYLTGNQLSSDAAADAYTNALLSGCRCVEIDVWDGEPESESDDDSSSSSSDDENVKDKPKLPKRKKVKSKIGDFISRKVSSHENHGEDGKVAGAANVGPLRLEPKVLHGHTLTKGTTFREVCYAIRDSAFVVSDLPVIVSLEVHASLEQQAIMVEIMEDAFKGLLIEITPEMEAFTTPPPLQELKRKILVKVKWVPATPEDQEDVDDRTDDLEQLEPTNSAASTQSASQAPSKPAKILHSLSKHAVFTKGFSFKQFTQPEAKVPGHVFSLSERAARQADEKYGNAFFEHNRNNFMRIYPYGLRVNSSNLDPTFFWRRGAQIVALNWQNRDKGMMLNQGMFAGEEGWILKPQGYRSTEPESAPITRRTIDLSIEFLAGQDLALPPGHTSEKGFHPYVSCYLHVETPDDAPTPTGENSTDSEKTSYKREIKYANGCNPDFGSQKLEFPTLTGVVEELAFVRFKVKDDEIGRDSLASWACIRLTRLQEGYRVLRLYKTDGSETGGYILVRIMKTVS
- a CDS encoding uncharacterized protein (COG:O;~EggNog:ENOG410Q1WH;~InterPro:IPR036249,IPR004045,IPR036282;~PFAM:PF13410,PF13417;~go_function: GO:0005515 - protein binding [Evidence IEA];~go_process: GO:0006749 - glutathione metabolic process [Evidence IEA]), which gives rise to MAEQTPVHFFDILSSLPGPSKAWSPNTIKTRMALNYKGVPYTQTYVSYPDIAPLLRGLGVPPHPEGAPHIPYTLPAIWHPSYGALMDSLPVAAQIEKQYPERPLFPSGNVSYALAVAVDKIMRGAAFSAYTFILPAIADILDPRGREYYRTTRSAKLNKPFDEIRPTDQAVIQNMKNKMKEEMTPIVQMLKGGSGKTGPFFEGDQPSYADFIVEAFLIWFKYADETIWQELIALGDGEIKRLWDACYPWVEGQGENKEWEIPK
- a CDS encoding uncharacterized protein (COG:S;~EggNog:ENOG410PUGN;~InterPro:IPR036864,IPR001138;~PFAM:PF00172;~go_function: GO:0000981 - DNA-binding transcription factor activity, RNA polymerase II-specific [Evidence IEA];~go_function: GO:0008270 - zinc ion binding [Evidence IEA];~go_process: GO:0006355 - regulation of transcription, DNA-templated [Evidence IEA]); amino-acid sequence: MAELAAASITNDNDGDARSSMKFTRCRTGCLRCRKRRRKCDERKPRCQNCIDKNFDCNYGMQVTFLPKNSITVTADELQSPAIDRSANYHKIQFVNEDPLSIDDLAGLSAETQPSSPTSTISSTPLLVSPSRKGIVSTEESRRRHSASVSIAERERENHHNSIPRLHDTNHTHYEPHSRTALAPWELDNHNHHHISAPDPTPPGPLEPPIRSNTFSAKDEFAVRGLLALGTQSGPGPDNDSIPGPVSTIPDPATNAGMGTTAADSTVGIGPRTPLAADIPNRTIDGGGGGTSFINGILGVSTPAAMHSSVLNFDIGNGTPNPNLYSNSNTTPDPAGPGSEIWKMKLLQHYRYNVAPWLDILDLTHKFGITALQIAVNSSSKRLLPALMGLSEACLRTQRGRVYSHTYGLQAVHFDDSASGAYSEPPSGDLDLDVHENSTESVLLRVFEELRGLVSDFARAWARSGDGYDYGYNEYRPLQSMVHRAYGMDMDAAVYWMFLRIDIGKSLANNTPLRMPLPSLPIPSLALLCRTESTPERVGHYAQVLLWLCGKALLTYHQESSTHQVPGADSWLQLFEELNQWHYLRPQEFQPMVELSNDGGAEDHALGPGSEFPMLLFTNGAGALCSQLYHTAMLFMIECKPRTAALLNQSHPQYSPVLSPIWHAQRVCGIALNNDRRECWDPCLLASFLVAARHMTHESQQVEIVHGFDRIQALTGWGVGEYLTQLREEWSYLDGC